From Candidatus Zixiibacteriota bacterium, a single genomic window includes:
- a CDS encoding GDP-mannose 4,6-dehydratase has translation MSKRVLITGINGFVGKHLTDYLLANNYKVTGFDLNNDMEDRIISRDIKIYTGDLRDEQEVAKVIKNISPNLIFHLAAQSSVKLSFENPVETLSINLIGSLNILEAVSKMETPAKTLLITSSEVYGQLKPDQVPVTENHPFEPVNPYAVSKAAVDLLAYQYYRAYKLPIYWARAFSHAGPYQRTVAVLSDWAFQTARIELGLSAPEIKVGNLDVTRDYIDVRDTIQAYIAILLNGKPGQPYNVCSGKGYRLSELLDIITSFSVKKIKVIPDPSRLRPVDIPILIGSPEKLKKNTGWQPKIEMDTTLRDIYNYWIEYLTPQIQ, from the coding sequence TTGTCTAAAAGAGTTTTAATTACCGGAATAAATGGTTTTGTCGGAAAACATCTAACTGATTATTTACTTGCTAACAACTATAAAGTAACCGGTTTTGATTTAAACAATGATATGGAAGACAGGATTATTTCGAGGGATATTAAGATATATACCGGCGATTTGCGTGATGAACAGGAAGTTGCAAAGGTTATAAAAAACATCAGCCCAAACCTGATATTTCATTTAGCCGCCCAATCATCAGTTAAACTTTCGTTTGAGAATCCTGTCGAGACTCTATCGATAAATCTTATCGGTTCTTTAAATATCCTTGAAGCTGTTTCAAAAATGGAGACACCGGCCAAAACTCTTCTAATAACTTCATCGGAGGTTTACGGTCAACTTAAGCCTGACCAGGTGCCGGTAACTGAGAATCACCCGTTTGAACCGGTAAATCCTTATGCTGTATCCAAGGCTGCAGTTGATTTATTAGCTTATCAGTATTACAGAGCATACAAACTGCCGATTTACTGGGCTCGAGCTTTTTCTCATGCTGGTCCCTATCAACGAACGGTGGCAGTATTGTCTGATTGGGCTTTCCAGACTGCCAGGATTGAACTTGGGTTGTCGGCACCGGAAATCAAGGTGGGCAACCTTGATGTTACAAGAGATTATATTGATGTTCGGGATACGATTCAGGCATATATCGCTATTTTATTGAATGGTAAACCTGGCCAGCCATACAATGTCTGTTCGGGCAAGGGGTATCGTCTTTCGGAATTATTAGATATTATAACCTCTTTCAGCGTTAAAAAAATAAAGGTTATCCCCGACCCATCACGTTTGCGGCCGGTAGACATACCGATTTTAATAGGTTCCCCCGAAAAACTAAAAAAGAACACCGGCTGGCAGCCAAAAATTGAGATGGATACTACCTTGCGTGATATTTATAATTACTGGATTGAATACCTTACTCCGCAGATTCAGTGA
- a CDS encoding nucleotide sugar dehydrogenase, translated as MGYVGLPLAIEFGRVGFKVIGVDVDPKKNEIINSGKSHIDDIKDYQVKELTDLKRLKCSSDFSVLKDVDCIAIAVPTPLNKTKDPDVSFILSAVTQIQKHLHQGQLIILESTTYPGTTEELIMPILEETGYKVGKDFFLAFSPERVDPGNIRFATHNTPKVVGGVTSNCCKVTRILYEQVITDVIPVSSTKAAEMVKLLENTFRSVNIGLVNEVALMCDRLQIDVWEVIDAAATKPFGFMPFYPGPGLGGHCIPIDPHYLSWKLRSLNYYARFIELAGDINSRMPEYVVEKISAALNSRKKSLSGSKILVLGAAYKKDIGDVRESPSLDIIKILIRNEALVSYNDPFVDDIILDSGKKIKSVGMNAKSINSADCVVILTDHSEYKYQWIVDKAKLIVDTRNATKHVKNGRSKIFKI; from the coding sequence ATGGGTTATGTTGGTTTGCCCTTAGCGATTGAGTTTGGGCGGGTCGGTTTTAAGGTTATTGGCGTTGATGTTGATCCGAAAAAAAATGAGATAATAAATTCTGGGAAATCCCATATAGACGATATTAAGGATTACCAGGTTAAGGAGCTTACCGACCTTAAACGTCTTAAATGTTCAAGCGACTTTTCAGTTTTAAAGGATGTTGATTGTATCGCAATTGCTGTGCCCACGCCGCTAAATAAAACCAAAGATCCTGATGTTTCATTTATTTTATCGGCAGTAACACAAATCCAAAAACACCTCCACCAAGGGCAGTTAATAATATTAGAATCGACTACTTATCCCGGCACAACCGAAGAGCTTATAATGCCTATACTGGAGGAAACCGGTTATAAAGTAGGAAAAGATTTCTTCTTGGCGTTTTCACCCGAAAGAGTCGATCCCGGAAATATCAGATTTGCTACTCATAATACACCCAAGGTTGTTGGCGGTGTAACTTCAAACTGCTGCAAAGTGACGAGAATCCTTTATGAACAGGTTATTACCGATGTAATCCCTGTCAGTTCGACGAAAGCCGCCGAGATGGTTAAGCTTTTGGAAAACACCTTTCGTTCGGTTAATATTGGCTTGGTAAACGAGGTTGCGCTCATGTGTGACCGTTTGCAAATAGATGTCTGGGAGGTAATCGATGCTGCCGCTACCAAACCGTTTGGGTTTATGCCATTTTACCCCGGTCCCGGTCTCGGCGGACATTGCATTCCTATCGACCCGCATTACTTATCATGGAAACTGCGCTCACTAAATTATTATGCTCGTTTCATTGAGTTGGCCGGCGATATTAACTCAAGAATGCCAGAGTATGTAGTTGAGAAAATAAGCGCGGCCTTAAACAGCCGAAAGAAATCGTTAAGCGGTTCGAAAATACTGGTTTTGGGTGCGGCATATAAAAAAGATATTGGCGATGTAAGAGAATCACCATCACTGGATATTATCAAGATTCTTATTCGTAATGAAGCGTTGGTTTCATATAATGATCCTTTTGTCGATGATATAATTCTTGATAGCGGAAAGAAAATAAAATCAGTTGGCATGAACGCTAAATCTATTAATTCTGCCGACTGCGTTGTCATATTAACAGATCATTCCGAATACAAATATCAATGGATTGTCGATAAAGCTAAATTGATTGTTGATACCAGAAACGCAACCAAGCACGTTAAAAACGGAAGAAGCAAGATATTCAAGAT